In the Leptolyngbya sp. SIO1E4 genome, one interval contains:
- a CDS encoding peptidase domain-containing ABC transporter, translating to MTASFQSPKTSLAHIAPFDQLPASTLATLTQGSQFLRYRIGQPIVRPEALPQLVVILEGQARLLGEDPRTAKAITLSLVEEGALLGLVGLLRGAPCEIAIASTEVVGLQLSSIAFQQALDEHPAFGKSVRDQLYLAEVFDLLARQVKDQAVDFGDLAQLTRQAYETGVVRYLPYGKKRLDLPQKSRTTGPLTWFVSSGTIINQPMGSRLNLEWAGDEVEVISPQGARLIGLTNLPDLPALPAAEPSVEQDGPAAPVVTEQANIPYAPEHLPEPEPETTEPTDDYPFVRGRGDVEGMLACLEMVSQHFSMPFRRDIIRRILTNQRDRLGQLSLPLAGKVAEFMGLKTQMTKVPASAIGRLPTPALIAWQEGFAVLYETNAKTRILAVPETGIIQRTPLAFEETWGSEGEVLLLEKTRETPQQRFGLSWFIPSLKKYRWVLFEVLLASFFVQLFGLANPLMVQVIIDRVIVQNSIDTLQVLGVFLIIVAIFEAVLSALRTYLFVDTTNRIDMALGSEIIDHLLRLPLRYFDRRPVGELSSRVNELENIRQFLTGTALTVVLDAIFSVLYIVVMFVYSWLLTLVALAAIPLFVGLTVLVSPIVRRQLRVKAERNAATQSYLVEALSGIQTVKAQNIELRTRWQWQERYASYVSAGFNTVLTSTTAGAASNFLNKLSALLVLWVGAYLVLQGELSLGQLIAFRIISGYVTAPLLRLAQLWQNFQETALSLERLSDILDHPREAEEQGRNQIQMPDIQGHVRYENVAFRFAPSGPLQLANISLEFPAGEFVGIVGQSGSGKSTLMKLLPRLYEVESGRILIDKYDIGKVELYSLRQQVGIVPQDSLLFEGTVQENISLTRPDADTEAIIEAAKIACAHEFIMDLPLGYNTRVGERGASLSGGQRQRVAIARTILHNPRLLILDEATSALDYDTEKQVCNNLKAWAKGRTVFFITHRLSTIQNSDKILVMDKGAAVEQGTHEVLMELKGRYCTLFQQQLSTPE from the coding sequence ATGACGGCATCTTTCCAGTCCCCAAAGACGTCACTGGCACACATAGCCCCGTTTGACCAGCTCCCTGCGTCGACGCTGGCAACACTCACCCAAGGCAGCCAATTCTTGAGGTATCGCATTGGGCAACCGATTGTGCGCCCTGAAGCGTTGCCCCAACTGGTCGTCATTTTAGAGGGGCAAGCGCGTCTGTTGGGAGAAGACCCCCGCACCGCCAAAGCAATTACCCTCAGCCTGGTAGAAGAAGGGGCTTTGTTGGGCCTGGTCGGGTTATTACGAGGGGCCCCCTGTGAAATTGCGATCGCCTCGACTGAGGTCGTTGGCCTGCAACTCTCCAGCATTGCTTTCCAGCAAGCCTTAGATGAGCATCCAGCCTTTGGTAAAAGCGTGCGCGATCAGCTTTACCTGGCAGAGGTGTTTGATTTACTCGCTCGTCAAGTCAAGGATCAGGCCGTTGATTTCGGGGATTTAGCTCAGCTCACCCGTCAAGCTTATGAAACCGGGGTTGTCCGCTATCTCCCCTACGGCAAAAAACGCTTAGACCTGCCTCAGAAAAGCCGAACTACGGGGCCGCTGACCTGGTTTGTTAGCAGCGGCACCATCATTAATCAACCGATGGGCAGTCGCCTCAATTTAGAGTGGGCAGGAGATGAGGTCGAAGTTATTAGCCCCCAGGGCGCTCGCTTGATTGGGCTCACCAATCTGCCAGACCTCCCAGCACTGCCTGCGGCGGAACCCTCTGTTGAGCAAGATGGGCCTGCTGCCCCGGTTGTGACCGAACAAGCCAATATTCCCTACGCGCCAGAACATCTGCCCGAGCCAGAACCCGAAACCACGGAACCCACCGATGACTATCCTTTTGTGCGAGGGCGGGGAGATGTGGAGGGGATGCTGGCCTGTCTGGAAATGGTCAGCCAGCACTTTAGCATGCCGTTCCGGCGAGACATTATCCGCCGCATTCTGACCAACCAGCGCGATCGCTTAGGGCAGTTGTCGCTACCACTAGCGGGTAAGGTGGCAGAATTCATGGGCCTCAAAACCCAGATGACCAAAGTACCTGCCAGTGCCATCGGTCGCCTCCCCACCCCCGCTCTGATTGCCTGGCAAGAGGGGTTCGCCGTTCTCTATGAGACCAATGCTAAAACGCGTATTCTCGCCGTCCCAGAGACGGGGATTATCCAGCGAACGCCCCTTGCATTCGAAGAAACCTGGGGCTCAGAAGGAGAAGTTCTGCTCCTGGAGAAGACCCGAGAAACCCCCCAGCAGCGGTTTGGGCTGAGCTGGTTTATTCCTTCTCTCAAGAAATATCGCTGGGTCCTGTTTGAGGTTCTGCTGGCCTCCTTTTTCGTGCAGCTATTTGGCCTGGCTAACCCATTGATGGTGCAGGTCATCATCGACCGAGTCATTGTTCAAAACAGTATCGACACGCTTCAGGTTCTAGGAGTTTTCCTGATTATTGTGGCGATTTTCGAAGCGGTTTTGAGTGCCTTGCGAACGTACCTGTTCGTAGACACCACAAACCGCATCGATATGGCCCTGGGTTCAGAAATTATCGATCATCTCTTGCGGCTCCCTCTGCGATATTTTGATCGCCGTCCCGTAGGAGAGCTGTCTAGCCGGGTCAATGAGCTCGAAAATATTCGCCAGTTCCTAACTGGCACTGCCCTAACCGTGGTGTTAGACGCAATATTTTCCGTGCTCTACATTGTCGTCATGTTTGTCTACAGTTGGCTGCTGACCCTGGTCGCCTTGGCAGCTATTCCCTTGTTTGTCGGCTTAACGGTTTTGGTGTCTCCCATTGTGCGTCGCCAGCTACGGGTGAAGGCCGAGCGCAACGCTGCTACCCAGTCTTACTTAGTGGAGGCGCTCTCTGGCATCCAAACTGTGAAAGCGCAGAATATTGAGCTGCGTACCCGCTGGCAATGGCAAGAGCGCTATGCCAGCTATGTCAGCGCTGGGTTTAATACAGTGCTGACGTCCACCACGGCAGGTGCCGCCAGCAACTTCCTCAATAAACTGTCTGCCCTGCTAGTGCTGTGGGTGGGGGCCTATTTGGTCTTACAGGGTGAGTTGAGTTTGGGTCAGCTCATCGCCTTTCGCATCATTTCAGGGTATGTCACGGCACCGCTCCTGCGATTAGCTCAACTGTGGCAAAACTTCCAAGAGACGGCGCTGTCTCTAGAGCGTTTAAGCGACATTTTGGATCATCCCCGTGAAGCGGAAGAACAGGGACGGAATCAGATTCAAATGCCGGATATTCAAGGGCACGTTCGCTACGAAAATGTCGCTTTCCGGTTTGCGCCATCAGGCCCTTTGCAGCTCGCCAATATTTCGCTGGAGTTTCCAGCGGGGGAATTTGTCGGCATTGTGGGGCAGAGTGGATCGGGCAAAAGCACCTTGATGAAACTGCTACCCCGCCTCTACGAAGTGGAATCGGGTCGCATCCTCATCGACAAGTACGACATCGGCAAAGTAGAGCTGTACTCCCTGCGCCAGCAAGTCGGCATTGTGCCTCAAGATAGCCTGCTGTTTGAAGGCACTGTCCAAGAAAACATCTCGCTGACACGCCCCGATGCCGACACAGAGGCCATTATTGAAGCTGCCAAAATTGCCTGCGCCCACGAATTCATTATGGATTTGCCCCTGGGTTACAACACCCGCGTTGGGGAGCGCGGCGCTTCTTTGTCGGGGGGACAGCGGCAACGGGTCGCGATCGCCCGCACAATTCTGCACAACCCGCGTCTTCTCATCCTGGACGAAGCGACCAGCGCCCTAGATTACGACACTGAAAAACAAGTATGTAACAACCTCAAGGCTTGGGCTAAGGGACGAACGGTCTTCTTTATTACCCATCGTCTCAGCACAATTCAAAACTCTGACAAAATCTTGGTGATGGATAAAGGGGCTGCAGTTGAGCAGGGGACTCATGAAGTCTTAATGGAACTCAAAGGCCGTTACT
- a CDS encoding GUN4 domain-containing protein — MAEESLSPVIAVKPVSIILQVVEGSLSVEDRDRAVQGLWDRLIQLEITPTANMTPLVDSRHSDHHAGLQVLLREPERVSTLVQGVSDRLAEAPVEIRLLIALGQIQVQIQTKYAERLLGLLPALDTLLPARQLFQARAETYALRGGELSPVEQANLELLRHRLNLSPEMAESIIARALGPYLDRQAKLQKYREVLNAELDRQSPLSDMTWAELRKLYQALGLAYEDVAPIDQEYIARIQAEVTRLQQQEEMTRLQEATRLQEEEVQREIEVQQDKADNYRQEFRTAIAKTLYPSEFDRGRLEQARRLWELDPDEVRAIEREVTDERYGPIESKSRLDYSRLRQLLWLNQWEPADQETERLILTALSHDMHPLDGNAILRLNCVDIQTIDALWALYSRRKFGFRAQQQVYLQRDNRADDFLVAVGWQDSVGLGNVNLLTRRKPYRDLQFSLDAPAGHLPTWRWAADTLEGAYVVDEEIVDTVFLHLEKCMPTPGLGTALGTPDGGTR; from the coding sequence ATGGCTGAGGAGAGTCTGTCCCCGGTAATCGCTGTTAAGCCTGTCAGCATCATCCTGCAAGTGGTTGAGGGTAGCTTGAGCGTCGAAGATCGCGATCGCGCCGTCCAAGGATTGTGGGATCGTCTGATTCAGTTAGAGATTACTCCAACCGCTAATATGACGCCTTTGGTGGACAGTCGTCATTCAGATCACCATGCGGGACTGCAAGTCTTGTTGCGTGAGCCAGAACGGGTTTCAACCTTGGTGCAGGGGGTGAGCGATCGCCTCGCGGAAGCTCCGGTTGAGATCCGACTGCTGATTGCCTTAGGCCAAATACAGGTGCAAATTCAGACCAAATATGCGGAGCGGCTGCTGGGCCTGTTGCCAGCCTTAGATACCTTGCTTCCAGCCCGTCAGCTGTTTCAAGCGAGGGCTGAAACCTATGCGCTGCGGGGGGGAGAACTATCGCCTGTAGAGCAGGCCAATTTAGAGCTATTGCGCCATCGCTTGAATCTGTCTCCCGAAATGGCTGAAAGCATTATTGCCCGTGCTTTAGGACCCTATTTAGACCGTCAGGCCAAGCTGCAGAAATATCGGGAAGTGCTGAATGCGGAGCTAGACCGCCAATCGCCCTTGAGCGATATGACTTGGGCAGAGTTGCGGAAACTGTATCAGGCCCTCGGGTTGGCCTACGAAGATGTTGCCCCCATTGATCAAGAATACATTGCTCGGATTCAAGCAGAAGTCACTCGCCTACAGCAGCAAGAGGAGATGACCCGCTTACAGGAAGCGACTCGCCTGCAGGAAGAGGAGGTTCAGCGGGAAATCGAAGTTCAGCAAGATAAGGCTGACAATTACCGTCAAGAATTTCGTACCGCGATTGCCAAGACCCTTTACCCCAGTGAGTTTGACCGAGGCCGGTTAGAACAGGCCCGCCGCCTCTGGGAGTTAGACCCAGACGAGGTACGGGCGATCGAGCGCGAAGTGACGGATGAGCGCTATGGCCCCATTGAGTCGAAATCTCGGCTGGACTATTCACGGCTGAGACAGTTGCTCTGGCTTAACCAATGGGAACCTGCAGATCAAGAAACTGAGCGCTTAATTCTGACGGCTTTGAGCCATGACATGCATCCCTTAGATGGCAATGCCATTCTGCGGTTGAACTGTGTAGATATCCAGACTATTGATGCCCTGTGGGCACTATACAGTCGGAGAAAGTTTGGATTTAGAGCCCAACAGCAGGTATATCTGCAGCGCGACAACCGTGCCGATGACTTTCTAGTTGCTGTTGGCTGGCAAGATTCTGTGGGGCTGGGCAACGTTAACCTGTTAACCCGGCGCAAACCCTACCGTGACCTGCAGTTTAGTCTGGACGCTCCAGCCGGGCATCTACCAACCTGGCGATGGGC